Genomic window (Cyprinus carpio isolate SPL01 chromosome B7, ASM1834038v1, whole genome shotgun sequence):
GCATAGAGCGCGGTACCTGACTGAAGGCAGCCGTGGGTCTGTGAAAGACCGAACACAGCAGGGTTTCCCTACTATCAAGGTGGGTAACACACAGTTATTTAAACCAGAATAACCTACAGCAGGTTTTAGAAGAGTACTATTCATCCCtagaaaaaacataatatatttaaaatacatttatttcatactaagcaTAGTAACATATTTACTAACATATCacttgagacttactgatataaaaattataataaaattttatttggagtatcacttgtgcacaatgcacgtTTCTTAATAATaaacctaaaatgtgttttaatgtcactattgatgaggattgtatgatctttgaataagcAAGAAATTTAAAGTGCAtctaaagtatacttgcaatagttccacataacacaataaaatatacttcagtgcattaaagtgcattaaagtaCAGTATTAGCTGTTCAAATTTAGCAggctttaagtataccagtttaggaTACCAAAAGTATAATTGcaaggtatttttattaagtacataatatCATGTAGATGTATTTGCAGTATACttacattgaaataaatgtatttcaaatacctTTCAATGTGGAGGAAAAAACTCAGTGCCGAGTCTTATGGTTCTTACTTTTCACTATTGATAAATGGATGCATGTTACTCTGTTAAGCCCAAGTTTCTTGATCCTTGCAGCTCGAGGGTGTGAAGGAGTCAGTGGTCCTGCAGATTTTTGTAGGCAATGATGCTGGACGTGTGAAGCCCCATGGCTTCTACCAGGCTTGCAGAGTTACAGGCCGTAACACAACCGTCTGCAGGGAGGTGGACATCGAAGGCACCACTGTCATCGAAGTGCCTCTGGATCCCAGCAGCAATATGACTCTGGCGTATGTAAAGACATGTCAGCTTCATCAGACTTTCAAGCTTTGCATTCAGAGGCTGTAGTGATCAAATATGGTTGGAATTATTGATATTGACAAATGACCAGCTGATGTTCGGGTATCTGTACAGTGTAGACTGCGTGGGGATCCTAAAGCTCAGGAATGCTGATGTGGAGGCCCGTATTGGGGTGGCTGGATCTAAAAAGAAAAGCACCCGTGCCAGACTGGTGTTTCGAGTCAACATCCCACGCCCGGATGGCTCTGTGCTCACGTTACAGACCTCTTCATCTCCCATATTGTGCAGTGAGTGGCTTTGGGTTATTCATAGCATCTCCCTGCTGGCGAGCCCAGCTGGAGCTCTCATCACATAGGAGAGGTAGGGATTAGAAGGGGGTTCAatgaatgtttatattattaaggccatagagccaaaaaaaaaaaaaatgaatccaagGCAGAACATCAGGTGCCTACTGAAGAGAGCTACTAGGTGTGTGGTGAATTGCACTACTTTGTTTTGAAATTGAATTTCAGTGTCACCAGCAAGTAGAGGAGTATTTCAGGTTGATTGTAATTTAAGTTCTGCTGACACCATCTGTAGCATTCTGCTGATTATCACAAGAAATGATTTGGATTGTGTTAATAAGGACAGAAAACACATTTGCATTAGGATtctgaaggaatagttcatctgAAAATTAATACttgttgaaaatttactcatcctttCAGGCATCCAAGCCTAGATGTAGATTGGTTTGTTtcatcatctgaacagatttggagaaatatagcaatacatcacttgttcagcaatgcagtgaatgggtgccgtcagaatgagagtccaaactagCTGtttcgtctgaatcaggagaaaaaaaatgcacagatcaagcactgcttACAAGTGAAAACTGTTCTAAACCAATATGTTGGCGGATTTTGGTAGGGGTTGAATGTTTTCACTAAATGAAGGGTTATTGTGGATATTTTGGGCcaaaatgatgatttaaataataaaaaaaaaaagtcataatgattaatttgctttttacaaacatgcagcttttcacttcacaagacgttaaatGATGAAATTGAgtaatgtggattacttgtggattattgttatgtttttgtcagctttttggacactcattctgacggcacccattcactgcagtggatccattagTCTTAAAGATGTGGAACTCTTGGTGTAAAATGCTGAAGAACAGTTAATACTTAAGTAAAAAATGCAGACACCGTTCAGCAATGTGTTTGTtcacgattaattgcaattaatttgattatcatgtaattaatttttgattCAGGTATTCACTTATAATAAATGAAGCAATTGTACCACAGCATCAAATAGCAAAAATGCGAAGCTTGCCTACTTACCATGCATTACCAACATAATACCTATGTTCCTTCATGGTTTCCATGTGTGGATACAAAGCCAAAAGAACCAGATTTTTCACTAGTCACAAGCTGATTTGACTATATGGCTTTGTTGACCTGCACATAATGTCAGATGTGCAGAAACTAAGTATTTAATCATGGTCTACTGCACAGAAACATTGTTACCTGGCTGTTTATACTAATGGtcgctttctctctttctccgaTTGGTTCTGTTTTATAGCACAGCCTGCAGGAGTACCTGAGATTCTCAAGAAGAGTTTGCACAGCTGTTCGGTTAAAGGGGGGAGTGAAGTCTTTATTATTGGAAAAAACTTTCTCAAAGGAACCAAGGTCATATTTCAGGAGAGTGCTTCAGGTATCTATACATGTTAAAAAAGTGTCATGCCCTGTTCTGTGCAGATTTCCTTGCACTGTTTAACCTCTGCCTCATTGACTACAGCAGATGATAAATCCTGGAAGGCAGAGGCTGACATTGACATGGAGTTTTTCCATCAGGTAAGCTATAGCATCTGCTGCGTCTATTATTTGACTGTGTGGGCTGATCAAGCACTGCAAAAATAGAGGGAGCTTTGCACAGGTCTGACAAGGTTCTTTTTGAGTAAGTGTTTTGAATATATCTGCTTTGATTGAGTGCTGCCACAGCTAGCTCTATTATACTTATGCATAGGGTCCATTTACACAAATGTATGTAAAAagggctaaaataaataaatgtaaaaaaataaatctcctTACACTTCATATATGTTTTCAGTGTGACTTAAACCAGACACCAGTAATTGTTCCTCACTGATGATGTTATGAGAAACATAGTCAGATTCAGCTgcaataagtaaatacataaataaactatgccatttttaaatttttgacttTTTCCCTTTTAGAATCACCTTATTGTTAAAGTCCCTCCATATCAAAATCCAGCTATCACATCTCCTGTATCTGTTGGTATCTATGTTGTTACGAATGCTGGACGTTCCCATGATGTTCAAACATTTACATACACTCCAGAGCCAGGTCAGTTTAATCTCCACTGTAAACATGACTCTTAATCACGACAGGTTTGCTAAAAAAGAGTGTTTCCCAACCCCGTTCCTGGAGGCACACAAACAGTACACATTTTGGCAGTCTCCCTTATCAAACCCATCCATATCAGgacttggagtctctactaatgaagagttgaatcgggtgtgtttcTTTTGGTAGAGTTTGAAAATGTATACTGTGggtgtgcctccaggaacaggattgggaaCAATTCATGAAAATCACTGATCTAGAAACATGCTTGTTTGCAGTTGTCGATTCTTCTGTGAAAAAGGAAATCTTGCCTCCAGTGACACCTTGTTGTTTTGAACAAATGAAAGGTGAGCAAACATCTATGATTATTAGCGTTACGTAATATTGCTCAATGACAGCCATGGTTATGTAAATGTCACTGGCCCCCTGTCTTTTGTTTCATATAGTAATAGATACTGCCTTGATGACGCCAGTTTTGCCTCTTGTTAAACGAGAAGAGGTCACTCCAATGGAGGTCTCCAGTAACCCCTCTGCCTTCAAGGTTTGTATAAATCATGAGACAGAAACCACCACAATAAATCAGTCCCTTTTTCCgtatattttgataaatgccTATGTTTATCATGTTTGCAACCCAACAGACCTCTGAAGTCATCAGTTCAGCTCAGCAAGCCTTAGATATGAGTGCTGAGATCTCCACCAATAACTGCAAATTTTCCAGTTCGCTGGCACACCAAACAAGAGAACAGGATCAATCTCAGAGCTCTGTCTTTTCCAACAAAGAACCATTCAGCACCATCCAGGAACAGAGTCTTGCACCCAGTGGCTCTTTCCATGTGCCTAATAAATCTCTCCTCCAGCAAGGAGTACAGCCATTCCTCTTGGAACACAGAGAGAGTCTCGGACAGGAGAGGACAGGCATCAGTGGCGGTTCAGTGGTGGGGCTCTCCCAGATTGACGACAACTCGCAGCAGCAGCTCTCACTTCTACCTCCAGATGAGGTGGCACAGCTGGAGCAGGCCGTGCGGCAGCTGCAAGCGAAGGGATTCTGCAACATCCATCTCCAGAGTGAGAATTCACTGTCAAAACAAAGACAACATCAActtcaacagcagcagcagcaacaattccaacaacagcagcagcaaatccagcagcagcaacagcaaatccagcaacagcagcagcacatCCAGCAACAAGAGCAGCAAATCCagttgcagcagcagcaacaccAGCAACAGCAGGCTTTGGAGAGCTTTCAACATCAGCTCTTTCAGCCCCAGGTTCAAATACATTGTACTTCAGAGCAGCAGAGCTCTTCCCAAGGTATGGTTCAGAATGGAAGCTCTCTCTTCCAGCAAACCCCaacacaacagcagcagcagcagcaacaagcATCCTTGTTTCAACAAGCAACTGGCTTTCTTCAGCAGCAGCCCAGTCATTCCTCGCCTTCTCTGTTTCACAACCCTACAGCCATGACCGAAACCCAAAGCCCAACGGAGGCTCTTTTCCACACACAGAAGACCTCACCCAATCAGGATCAGGTCCAAGCTTCCCTTTTCCAAAGCAATCTCACGGTTCTCGGTGGGTCCAACATGTCAGCGGAAGCTCAGCCCTCTGCGACCAGTATGTTTCTTTCCCAAAATGCCATACCAAGTCAACTTGCTGTTAACGCCGGCCAGCCACAGCAACTGCCCTTTCTCACTTCTATGCAGACATCTTCTCTTGAGGCACCATCTGTATTTCAGACTCCACCCCAACTGTCCCCCATTCAGCAAGGCACTCCGATGGAGCAGCAACAATCACCACAGCGAGCCATGTTCCAGAGCATCTCCCAGTCACCAAGCAAACTCCCCCCTGGTCAGCAGCAGCAGGCTAATCTACTCCTTGGATCCTTAAGTTCTCCAGTGACACAAGAGCAAACCTCCAACCTGCTATTCGTTGGCCAAGTCCAGATAGGATCGATGAACAACAACAGCCTAGCTTCTCCAGACCAACAGAACACTTCCCTTCCCTTCTCTCAGGCCGGCATGGTTACAGTCAGGCAGCAGGAGTCGTCTGAACCCATGACATTTCAGGATCAGACTACTATGGTGGTCAACCCGTCCTCGAATAAGCCCATCTTCCAAGACCAGCAACCAATGCAGTTGGCACCAAGTTCTGGTACAGCCCCTTCACAGTCTGTAAACCTCTTCATGGGCCAATCCAGCATGCAAGGGGGTATGGCTTCTCAAGAAACCCTTTTTGGACCACAAAGTGATGTAACCAGAATTCAGACTAGCACTTCCTCTCCAGTACAACAGCCTGGTCAACTCTTTCAGACCACAATGAGTGGAAGCCTCAACCAGCCCAATCAGAATCAGCAGCCAGACCTGTTCCTCTTTGAGATTCAGAATGGTTAGTCAGTACTTTTGAACATACTTGCCTGTTTGACTCATAATTCAGATCTGTAACTCATTTTAACGTAGGGCTGGACGTAAGGCtgagcaaaaaaatcaaatgaaattttcatgcgcatctcgtcagtaaagctgcttctgtgattagtagttaatctccagcacgtgctttcagatggagcggcatttactacactgCAGTTTTGCCAAGTCCGCCATTTTCCCGTGgaactgggctactttaacactgttgccacaggttgtttttcatgtccgcgggtttaagcgaccccaataatgtgatatttagcccctaaaatgctgattttaccaggggaacccctccaaaaatgtgtattttacccatagactgtataaaaacatggacgtattgtttgcagttttagtcacttccttgttggcttcacgagagagagcgggaggttgccgcttgattTTACCCCACCAGAATGCGATTTTTACAGGGGGATCGCCCTTGAAAAGCcgttgggctagttttgagtagcaattggaaGGGTTTTGCTGttaaacctggcaaccctgcttcGGATAGTctagtttttagttttgattCGCATAATCGCGTTTTTAATCTTTAATGATGTACAGCTCTGTGTCgtagggttgccaggttttcacaacaaaacccgcccaatcgcTACTCAAAACAACCTGCGGCTACAGTGTTAAAGAAGCCCAGTTCCgaaaactgcagacttggcaacactgctgtGTAGTAAATGTCGCTCCATCTGAATGCATTTGCTGGAGATTAACTACAAATCACAGAAGTGGCTTTACCATCAgtatgcgcatgaaaatcgcattcaattttttgcacagccctaactgGACTGTATGCCCAAAatttatatcattaaatattCAGTTGATACAATAGAATTCCAATATCAATATGAACATAAAAAAGCCTCAGAAAAACTGCTAAGAATGCCCTATAaacttctaaaacattttatttgccaAGTCTATGAAACCTCCTTCTACAAaagtataatattttagaaataaaaacggtgcaaataaattaatgttaaccttttttttgtatttagccttcatacaaactaGAAATGTGAAATCTCCATCAAATAAACGTACTGTAAGATTCTCAGACTCACCTATtgatattaatatctttaactttaaACTAGAACATTggctgattattcttatagattgaaacaaaagccaggataaaaaatatgaaaagtgcTCAGAGTTGcgatatatattgatattgaattattgtctaGCCCTATTCAAACGATTTCTTTCCTGCAGAGTGCCGTCAGCTAATGAACAGCCAAGGATCTACACTGTCTGACCAGATCATTGCCATCAATCAGTCTGGACAGAGTCAGCAAGAGAGCGAAGGGCAAATCCAGTCTTTACTTGGGCAGTCTATAGCAGATCCAGGAACTGTGCAGACCACCTTGACAACCTCTCAGAACATGGAGAAGATTGACCACCTTCTGGTGAGCCTTCAGGAGCAAGGCAATAACATCTCCCACTCCTATTAGGGCCTTCAAGGTGTGGCTGCCCATTCCATTCCATACATGATTGTAGATATTTCTTGCAGACATATTGGATAGTTTGGTATCCTCTATCTTGGATATTTGAAGAATACATGATGTTGAagataatttgaaaaaaatagagTTTTCAGAGCAGGCCATTCACTCTATATATTGACACTGAGAAAGTAGAGTCGTCTGTTGAAAGATCTGGCAGAATCAGCTTCTGTTTTGATCTGCAATTCTCCAGAACCCTCTGGAGAACCTCAATGCAAGAGCATTTCTCTGAGGAACTTACATATGTTCCTGCTATAAAGACTGTCATTAGTTCCGCAGCAACCCCACCATAAATAAAGGCTTTGAGGCGTCTGAGATATATATTGAAGTTCCTTGAGTACACAGTAGGATATTTGAGGCACCTGGAAACCTAGAGATTCTGCCTCAAGTATctctttatttttacagtgacaGAAAGAGAAGATCAGGACACATGGGACGACTGCAGTTATGCCCGAACATGATTTGTAGACACCCCACTTTCTCAGTGAGCCTCGGATAACTttgtaatttctatttttaactgtttaacaTAATCAAGAACGCTTGATAGAAGCAGTGtgcagtaagatttttattttcaacactttTTGCAAACAGCCGTTAATACCTTTCTGTCTCGGTACACTTGAGTATCTATAAgctattttgcttttgtaaaacTATTTTATGCAGTCAATTGGGGAAAGAAGATATCTAAGTGAAAAATCTATCTTCCTAgcactttatatatacatatatgttttcAGTGTGACTCGTCGACATTTCATCAAGATGTCTATCTCAAACCATGTTTACTGTATTAATAATTCTAGTGTCTTTCATCTCTTTAGACTAATCCGTATAATACTATACCAATTAGAAATGCTCATTCCTGCTTTAAAAAAGCAGTTATCCGTAATCTGAAAAACAAATTGCTTCTGATATTTATGTTTGATTATTGTTTACGTTAGTACATTTAGTTGGTGTCTGCTTTGTTTAGCATGTCTGAGTGTCCTATAttacatgtgtatgtgtgacatattatttatatgtcttttactgattttaaaatattgatagtATATGCTTGTATCATGCTGTGTCATTGTGATGGGTTGGGTTGTTTTATTTGCCAGTGTCTGGTATGCTGGAACAAAGCAGATTGTTTTTATTGGCAAATCAGAAGGGAGTGTCCAACCAATATTTTCGACAAggcatacagtaaatacaaatgCTGAATATGCTGGGGAAGCAACccttggtcccactttatattaagtgggcttaactactatgtac
Coding sequences:
- the LOC109061710 gene encoding nuclear factor of activated T-cells 5-like isoform X1, which codes for MPSDFTSLFSADIDLDSPKSLYSKESVYDLLPKELQLPSSREQNAAAMSQKSGGEAGPPPSMALATDASSASSAMSMGSPRRAFPTSASERIAVHESSTPGDVSSRRKAEVLAAENKLSGREKGGQQTQQQHQMTPSKRPVLNISPPPEDLFDESNMSCQDEILLDSEQSSSIWIENSVSNFSIVSSSSYNDNTEVPRKARKCTPRQKPGPKPVPPEEASMDVFDADSAKGPHFVLSQLGPDSKTCSKASSDGPQASGLKGGILSRQYPQKSEGKELKIVVQPETQHRARYLTEGSRGSVKDRTQQGFPTIKLEGVKESVVLQIFVGNDAGRVKPHGFYQACRVTGRNTTVCREVDIEGTTVIEVPLDPSSNMTLAVDCVGILKLRNADVEARIGVAGSKKKSTRARLVFRVNIPRPDGSVLTLQTSSSPILCTQPAGVPEILKKSLHSCSVKGGSEVFIIGKNFLKGTKVIFQESASADDKSWKAEADIDMEFFHQNHLIVKVPPYQNPAITSPVSVGIYVVTNAGRSHDVQTFTYTPEPETCLFAVVDSSVKKEILPPVTPCCFEQMKVIDTALMTPVLPLVKREEVTPMEVSSNPSAFKTSEVISSAQQALDMSAEISTNNCKFSSSLAHQTREQDQSQSSVFSNKEPFSTIQEQSLAPSGSFHVPNKSLLQQGVQPFLLEHRESLGQERTGISGGSVVGLSQIDDNSQQQLSLLPPDEVAQLEQAVRQLQAKGFCNIHLQSENSLSKQRQHQLQQQQQQQFQQQQQQIQQQQQQIQQQQQHIQQQEQQIQLQQQQHQQQQALESFQHQLFQPQVQIHCTSEQQSSSQGMVQNGSSLFQQTPTQQQQQQQQASLFQQATGFLQQQPSHSSPSLFHNPTAMTETQSPTEALFHTQKTSPNQDQVQASLFQSNLTVLGGSNMSAEAQPSATSMFLSQNAIPSQLAVNAGQPQQLPFLTSMQTSSLEAPSVFQTPPQLSPIQQGTPMEQQQSPQRAMFQSISQSPSKLPPGQQQQANLLLGSLSSPVTQEQTSNLLFVGQVQIGSMNNNSLASPDQQNTSLPFSQAGMVTVRQQESSEPMTFQDQTTMVVNPSSNKPIFQDQQPMQLAPSSGTAPSQSVNLFMGQSSMQGGMASQETLFGPQSDVTRIQTSTSSPVQQPGQLFQTTMSGSLNQPNQNQQPDLFLFEIQNECRQLMNSQGSTLSDQIIAINQSGQSQQESEGQIQSLLGQSIADPGTVQTTLTTSQNMEKIDHLLVSLQEQGNNISHSY
- the LOC109061710 gene encoding nuclear factor of activated T-cells 5-like isoform X2, which encodes MPSDFTSLFSADIDLDSPKSLYSKESVYDLLPKELQLPSSREQNAAAMSQKSGGEAGPPPSMALATDASSASSAMSMGSPRRAFPTSASERIAVHESSTPGDVSSRRKAEVLAAENKLSGREKGGQQTQQQHQMTPSKRPVLNISPPPEDLFDESNMSCQDEILLDSEQSSSIWIENSVSNFSIVSSSSYNDNTEVPRKARKCTPRQKPGPKPVPPEEASMDVFDADSAKGPHFVLSQLGPDSKTCSKASSDGPQASGLKGGILSRQYPQKSEGKELKIVVQPETQHRARYLTEGSRGSVKDRTQQGFPTIKLEGVKESVVLQIFVGNDAGRVKPHGFYQACRVTGRNTTVCREVDIEGTTVIEVPLDPSSNMTLAVDCVGILKLRNADVEARIGVAGSKKKSTRARLVFRVNIPRPDGSVLTLQTSSSPILCTQPAGVPEILKKSLHSCSVKGGSEVFIIGKNFLKGTKVIFQESASDDKSWKAEADIDMEFFHQNHLIVKVPPYQNPAITSPVSVGIYVVTNAGRSHDVQTFTYTPEPETCLFAVVDSSVKKEILPPVTPCCFEQMKVIDTALMTPVLPLVKREEVTPMEVSSNPSAFKTSEVISSAQQALDMSAEISTNNCKFSSSLAHQTREQDQSQSSVFSNKEPFSTIQEQSLAPSGSFHVPNKSLLQQGVQPFLLEHRESLGQERTGISGGSVVGLSQIDDNSQQQLSLLPPDEVAQLEQAVRQLQAKGFCNIHLQSENSLSKQRQHQLQQQQQQQFQQQQQQIQQQQQQIQQQQQHIQQQEQQIQLQQQQHQQQQALESFQHQLFQPQVQIHCTSEQQSSSQGMVQNGSSLFQQTPTQQQQQQQQASLFQQATGFLQQQPSHSSPSLFHNPTAMTETQSPTEALFHTQKTSPNQDQVQASLFQSNLTVLGGSNMSAEAQPSATSMFLSQNAIPSQLAVNAGQPQQLPFLTSMQTSSLEAPSVFQTPPQLSPIQQGTPMEQQQSPQRAMFQSISQSPSKLPPGQQQQANLLLGSLSSPVTQEQTSNLLFVGQVQIGSMNNNSLASPDQQNTSLPFSQAGMVTVRQQESSEPMTFQDQTTMVVNPSSNKPIFQDQQPMQLAPSSGTAPSQSVNLFMGQSSMQGGMASQETLFGPQSDVTRIQTSTSSPVQQPGQLFQTTMSGSLNQPNQNQQPDLFLFEIQNECRQLMNSQGSTLSDQIIAINQSGQSQQESEGQIQSLLGQSIADPGTVQTTLTTSQNMEKIDHLLVSLQEQGNNISHSY
- the LOC109061710 gene encoding nuclear factor of activated T-cells 5-like isoform X4, with product MPSDFTSLFSADIDLDSPKSLYSKESVYDLLPKELQLPSSREQNAAAMSQKSGGEAGPPPSMALATDASSASSAMSMGSPRRAFPTSASERIAVHESSTPGDVSSRRKAEVLAAENKLSGREKGGQQTQQQHQMTPSKRPVLNISPPPEDLFDESNMSCQDEILLDSEQSSSIWIENSVSNFSIVSSSSYNDNTEVPRKARKCTPRQKPGPKPVPPEEASMDVFDADSAKGPHFVLSQLGPDSKTCSKASSDGPQASGLKGGILSRQYPQKSEGKELKIVVQPETQHRARYLTEGSRGSVKDRTQQGFPTIKLEGVKESVVLQIFVGNDAGRVKPHGFYQACRVTGRNTTVCREVDIEGTTVIEVPLDPSSNMTLAVDCVGILKLRNADVEARIGVAGSKKKSTRARLVFRVNIPRPDGSVLTLQTSSSPILCTQPAGVPEILKKSLHSCSVKGGSEVFIIGKNFLKGTKVIFQESASDDKSWKAEADIDMEFFHQNHLIVKVPPYQNPAITSPVSVGIYVVTNAGRSHDVQTFTYTPEPVVDSSVKKEILPPVTPCCFEQMKVIDTALMTPVLPLVKREEVTPMEVSSNPSAFKTSEVISSAQQALDMSAEISTNNCKFSSSLAHQTREQDQSQSSVFSNKEPFSTIQEQSLAPSGSFHVPNKSLLQQGVQPFLLEHRESLGQERTGISGGSVVGLSQIDDNSQQQLSLLPPDEVAQLEQAVRQLQAKGFCNIHLQSENSLSKQRQHQLQQQQQQQFQQQQQQIQQQQQQIQQQQQHIQQQEQQIQLQQQQHQQQQALESFQHQLFQPQVQIHCTSEQQSSSQGMVQNGSSLFQQTPTQQQQQQQQASLFQQATGFLQQQPSHSSPSLFHNPTAMTETQSPTEALFHTQKTSPNQDQVQASLFQSNLTVLGGSNMSAEAQPSATSMFLSQNAIPSQLAVNAGQPQQLPFLTSMQTSSLEAPSVFQTPPQLSPIQQGTPMEQQQSPQRAMFQSISQSPSKLPPGQQQQANLLLGSLSSPVTQEQTSNLLFVGQVQIGSMNNNSLASPDQQNTSLPFSQAGMVTVRQQESSEPMTFQDQTTMVVNPSSNKPIFQDQQPMQLAPSSGTAPSQSVNLFMGQSSMQGGMASQETLFGPQSDVTRIQTSTSSPVQQPGQLFQTTMSGSLNQPNQNQQPDLFLFEIQNECRQLMNSQGSTLSDQIIAINQSGQSQQESEGQIQSLLGQSIADPGTVQTTLTTSQNMEKIDHLLVSLQEQGNNISHSY
- the LOC109061710 gene encoding nuclear factor of activated T-cells 5-like isoform X6; the encoded protein is MSMGSPRRAFPTSASERIAVHESSTPGDVSSRRKAEVLAAENKLSGREKGGQQTQQQHQMTPSKRPVLNISPPPEDLFDESNMSCQDEILLDSEQSSSIWIENSVSNFSIVSSSSYNDNTEVPRKARKCTPRQKPGPKPVPPEEASMDVFDADSAKGPHFVLSQLGPDSKTCSKASSDGPQASGLKGGILSRQYPQKSEGKELKIVVQPETQHRARYLTEGSRGSVKDRTQQGFPTIKLEGVKESVVLQIFVGNDAGRVKPHGFYQACRVTGRNTTVCREVDIEGTTVIEVPLDPSSNMTLAVDCVGILKLRNADVEARIGVAGSKKKSTRARLVFRVNIPRPDGSVLTLQTSSSPILCTQPAGVPEILKKSLHSCSVKGGSEVFIIGKNFLKGTKVIFQESASADDKSWKAEADIDMEFFHQNHLIVKVPPYQNPAITSPVSVGIYVVTNAGRSHDVQTFTYTPEPETCLFAVVDSSVKKEILPPVTPCCFEQMKVIDTALMTPVLPLVKREEVTPMEVSSNPSAFKTSEVISSAQQALDMSAEISTNNCKFSSSLAHQTREQDQSQSSVFSNKEPFSTIQEQSLAPSGSFHVPNKSLLQQGVQPFLLEHRESLGQERTGISGGSVVGLSQIDDNSQQQLSLLPPDEVAQLEQAVRQLQAKGFCNIHLQSENSLSKQRQHQLQQQQQQQFQQQQQQIQQQQQQIQQQQQHIQQQEQQIQLQQQQHQQQQALESFQHQLFQPQVQIHCTSEQQSSSQGMVQNGSSLFQQTPTQQQQQQQQASLFQQATGFLQQQPSHSSPSLFHNPTAMTETQSPTEALFHTQKTSPNQDQVQASLFQSNLTVLGGSNMSAEAQPSATSMFLSQNAIPSQLAVNAGQPQQLPFLTSMQTSSLEAPSVFQTPPQLSPIQQGTPMEQQQSPQRAMFQSISQSPSKLPPGQQQQANLLLGSLSSPVTQEQTSNLLFVGQVQIGSMNNNSLASPDQQNTSLPFSQAGMVTVRQQESSEPMTFQDQTTMVVNPSSNKPIFQDQQPMQLAPSSGTAPSQSVNLFMGQSSMQGGMASQETLFGPQSDVTRIQTSTSSPVQQPGQLFQTTMSGSLNQPNQNQQPDLFLFEIQNECRQLMNSQGSTLSDQIIAINQSGQSQQESEGQIQSLLGQSIADPGTVQTTLTTSQNMEKIDHLLVSLQEQGNNISHSY
- the LOC109061710 gene encoding nuclear factor of activated T-cells 5-like isoform X3, encoding MPSDFTSLFSADIDLDSPKSLYSKESVYDLLPKELQLPSSREQNAAAMSQKSGGEAGPPPSMALATDASSASSAMSMGSPRRAFPTSASERIAVHESSTPGDVSSRRKAEVLAAENKLSGREKGGQQTQQQHQMTPSKRPVLNISPPPEDLFDESNMSCQDEILLDSEQSSSIWIENSVSNFSIVSSSSYNDNTEVPRKARKCTPRQKPGPKPVPPEEASMDVFDADSAKGPHFVLSQLGPDSKTCSKASSDGPQASGLKGGILSRQYPQKSEGKELKIVVQPETQHRARYLTEGSRGSVKDRTQQGFPTIKLEGVKESVVLQIFVGNDAGRVKPHGFYQACRVTGRNTTVCREVDIEGTTVIEVPLDPSSNMTLAVDCVGILKLRNADVEARIGVAGSKKKSTRARLVFRVNIPRPDGSVLTLQTSSSPILCTQPAGVPEILKKSLHSCSVKGGSEVFIIGKNFLKGTKVIFQESASADDKSWKAEADIDMEFFHQNHLIVKVPPYQNPAITSPVSVGIYVVTNAGRSHDVQTFTYTPEPVVDSSVKKEILPPVTPCCFEQMKVIDTALMTPVLPLVKREEVTPMEVSSNPSAFKTSEVISSAQQALDMSAEISTNNCKFSSSLAHQTREQDQSQSSVFSNKEPFSTIQEQSLAPSGSFHVPNKSLLQQGVQPFLLEHRESLGQERTGISGGSVVGLSQIDDNSQQQLSLLPPDEVAQLEQAVRQLQAKGFCNIHLQSENSLSKQRQHQLQQQQQQQFQQQQQQIQQQQQQIQQQQQHIQQQEQQIQLQQQQHQQQQALESFQHQLFQPQVQIHCTSEQQSSSQGMVQNGSSLFQQTPTQQQQQQQQASLFQQATGFLQQQPSHSSPSLFHNPTAMTETQSPTEALFHTQKTSPNQDQVQASLFQSNLTVLGGSNMSAEAQPSATSMFLSQNAIPSQLAVNAGQPQQLPFLTSMQTSSLEAPSVFQTPPQLSPIQQGTPMEQQQSPQRAMFQSISQSPSKLPPGQQQQANLLLGSLSSPVTQEQTSNLLFVGQVQIGSMNNNSLASPDQQNTSLPFSQAGMVTVRQQESSEPMTFQDQTTMVVNPSSNKPIFQDQQPMQLAPSSGTAPSQSVNLFMGQSSMQGGMASQETLFGPQSDVTRIQTSTSSPVQQPGQLFQTTMSGSLNQPNQNQQPDLFLFEIQNECRQLMNSQGSTLSDQIIAINQSGQSQQESEGQIQSLLGQSIADPGTVQTTLTTSQNMEKIDHLLVSLQEQGNNISHSY